In one window of Zhihengliuella sp. ISTPL4 DNA:
- a CDS encoding heavy metal translocating P-type ATPase, which produces MRALRLLWRYPVITLTVLVFAVVGALHAAGEETIGRWVATIFVAAVVVWTLIGMVRDVLHGHVGLDILAVVAMVATLAVGEYIAALIIVLMLSGGEALEDFAGRRAKRDLSALLDRSPRSAHVLTHPEDADSDAAREVPVDDVAVGDVLLVRPAEIIPVDGELLTDSASFDESSLTGESLPVTRGAGDEVLSGAINGSRAIRLRALRTGADSQYQQIVALVAQAESSHAPIVRLADRFAIPFTAVALVLAGAAWALSGDATRFAEVLVLATPCPLLIAAPVAFLGGLSRAAKSGVIMKSGAVIEQIARVRSAAFDKTGTLTQGRPELVDVRPAPGFDADEILRLAASAEQYSSHVLADGIRRTASARGLALHGATEASETATNGVSATIGGRAVVVGKPAYVASLAPDTGRAELAPGQAAAYVAVDGRFAGVLVLADAARPEAPAVISWLRTHEVDRLAILTGDVETTAASIGRQVGIDEIHAELLPPEKVRLAAEMQPRPVLMVGDGVNDAPVLAAADIGIAMGAKGATAAGDAADVVILVDSLAKVVDAVAIGRHTLRVALTAIWIGIGLSVGLMVVAMTGVIPAVVGALVQELVDLATILYALRALSGPPSDLRPSA; this is translated from the coding sequence ATGCGCGCCCTCCGACTCCTCTGGCGTTACCCGGTCATCACGCTCACGGTCCTGGTCTTCGCCGTGGTCGGGGCGCTCCACGCCGCCGGGGAGGAGACCATCGGCCGATGGGTCGCGACGATCTTCGTGGCTGCGGTGGTCGTGTGGACGCTCATCGGCATGGTGCGCGACGTGCTCCACGGTCACGTCGGGCTCGACATCCTCGCCGTCGTTGCCATGGTGGCGACCCTCGCGGTGGGCGAGTACATCGCGGCGCTCATCATCGTCCTCATGCTCTCCGGGGGCGAAGCACTGGAGGACTTCGCGGGCCGCCGGGCCAAGCGCGACCTCTCCGCTCTGCTGGATCGCTCGCCGCGCAGCGCCCATGTGCTGACACATCCCGAGGATGCGGACTCGGACGCGGCGAGGGAGGTGCCGGTCGACGATGTGGCCGTGGGCGACGTGCTTCTCGTCCGCCCGGCGGAGATCATCCCCGTGGACGGTGAACTGCTCACGGACAGCGCGTCGTTCGACGAATCCTCGCTCACGGGCGAGAGCCTGCCCGTGACGCGTGGTGCAGGCGACGAGGTGCTGTCCGGCGCGATCAACGGCAGCCGGGCCATCCGCCTCCGTGCCCTCCGCACCGGCGCCGACAGCCAGTACCAGCAGATCGTCGCCCTGGTCGCCCAGGCCGAGTCCTCCCACGCGCCCATCGTTCGTCTCGCCGACCGGTTCGCGATCCCGTTCACCGCCGTCGCGCTCGTGCTCGCGGGGGCGGCCTGGGCGCTCTCTGGCGACGCCACGCGGTTCGCCGAGGTGCTCGTGCTGGCGACGCCCTGTCCCCTGCTGATCGCCGCTCCCGTCGCCTTCCTCGGTGGACTCTCCCGGGCGGCGAAGTCGGGCGTCATCATGAAGAGCGGTGCGGTGATCGAGCAGATCGCGCGCGTGCGCTCTGCGGCGTTCGACAAGACCGGGACGCTCACCCAGGGGAGGCCGGAGCTCGTCGACGTGCGTCCGGCGCCGGGCTTCGATGCGGATGAGATCCTGCGACTCGCCGCCTCGGCCGAGCAGTACTCCTCGCACGTGCTCGCCGACGGCATCCGTCGCACCGCCTCCGCCCGAGGCCTGGCGCTGCACGGCGCGACCGAGGCGAGCGAGACCGCGACGAACGGGGTGTCCGCGACGATCGGCGGCCGCGCGGTGGTCGTCGGCAAGCCGGCGTATGTGGCCTCCCTCGCCCCGGACACCGGGCGGGCGGAGCTCGCGCCGGGACAAGCCGCCGCCTACGTCGCCGTTGACGGCCGGTTCGCGGGGGTCCTGGTCCTCGCCGATGCCGCCCGTCCGGAGGCGCCGGCCGTGATCTCCTGGCTGCGGACGCATGAGGTCGACCGTCTCGCGATCCTGACCGGGGATGTGGAGACCACCGCGGCGTCGATCGGACGGCAGGTCGGGATCGACGAGATCCACGCCGAGCTCCTGCCGCCCGAGAAGGTGCGTCTGGCCGCAGAGATGCAACCACGGCCCGTGCTGATGGTCGGCGACGGCGTGAACGACGCCCCTGTGCTGGCGGCGGCGGACATCGGCATCGCGATGGGCGCGAAGGGAGCGACGGCCGCTGGAGACGCCGCCGACGTCGTCATCCTCGTGGATTCGCTCGCCAAGGTGGTCGACGCCGTCGCGATCGGACGGCACACCCTCCGCGTCGCCCTCACCGCGATCTGGATCGGGATCGGGCTGAGCGTGGGGCTGATGGTCGTCGCGATGACCGGCGTCATCCCCGCGGTCGTCGGCGCGCTGGTGCAGGAGCTCGTCGACCTCGCGACGATCCTCTACGCCCTGCGCGCGCTGAGCGGCCCGCCGAGCGACCTCCGCCCCTCCGCCTGA
- a CDS encoding endo-beta-N-acetylglucosaminidase H: MSSSPARSSRLTRGIAAAVAFAAAGAAALAASTAAVADADAVDPKLAVYVEVNSNDLANVADYTLAESGRPAVDLAMIFAANINYDGERAVLHLNDRVTETLQDAQNQIRPLQAQGTKVLLSVLGNHQGAGFANFTSYADADAFAAQLADTVTTYGLDGIDFDDEWSNYGANGTPQPNAQSFGWLASALRDRLGPDKLITLYAIGPSYTTTDFGLFDAGSVLDHAWNPYYPTYDAPTVPGLDDRGRLGAAAIDLANTSAATAADFAQRTVADGYGVYVAYNLTATNQSAYLSGITEALKGEATVYRTAAR; the protein is encoded by the coding sequence ATGAGTTCCTCACCCGCACGATCGTCCCGCCTGACAAGAGGTATCGCGGCAGCAGTGGCGTTCGCTGCCGCCGGAGCCGCCGCCCTCGCCGCCTCGACCGCGGCGGTCGCCGATGCCGATGCCGTCGACCCGAAGCTCGCCGTCTATGTCGAGGTGAACTCGAACGATTTAGCGAACGTCGCGGACTACACGCTCGCCGAGTCGGGCCGTCCCGCCGTCGATCTGGCCATGATCTTCGCCGCGAACATCAATTACGACGGGGAGCGGGCGGTCCTCCACCTCAACGACCGGGTCACCGAGACGCTGCAGGATGCGCAGAACCAGATCCGCCCGCTGCAGGCCCAGGGCACCAAGGTGCTGCTGTCGGTGCTCGGAAACCACCAGGGGGCCGGCTTCGCGAACTTCACGTCGTACGCGGACGCGGACGCCTTCGCCGCGCAGCTCGCCGATACCGTGACCACTTACGGCCTCGACGGCATCGACTTCGACGACGAGTGGAGCAACTACGGGGCGAACGGCACGCCGCAGCCGAACGCACAGTCCTTCGGCTGGCTCGCCTCCGCGCTGCGCGACCGCCTCGGGCCGGACAAGCTCATCACGCTGTATGCGATCGGCCCGTCCTACACGACCACGGATTTCGGCCTCTTCGACGCCGGCAGCGTGCTCGATCACGCCTGGAACCCGTACTACCCGACCTACGACGCTCCCACCGTGCCGGGCCTGGACGACCGTGGCCGGCTCGGCGCCGCGGCGATCGACCTCGCGAACACGAGTGCCGCGACGGCCGCCGACTTCGCTCAGCGCACGGTGGCTGACGGGTACGGCGTGTATGTCGCGTACAACCTCACCGCGACGAACCAGTCGGCCTACCTCTCCGGCATCACCGAGGCGCTGAAGGGCGAGGCGACCGTTTACCGCACAGCCGCGCGGTGA